Proteins from one Oncorhynchus gorbuscha isolate QuinsamMale2020 ecotype Even-year linkage group LG18, OgorEven_v1.0, whole genome shotgun sequence genomic window:
- the LOC124003531 gene encoding nuclear receptor subfamily 4 group A member 1-like → MPCVQTQYGTVPYDNNYYSSEFLNPELSAKLTMDIGAEQDQLTASSLPSINTLVGSGYVGEFDTYSCQITTSTAPSGHSAGSTSSPQAQHSAFKLDDIQVYSCYPGSFALSYLDETLSSCGSDYYGSPASAAPSPPTPGFQSQPGPVWDSPFSPYSPDPGCWVADKSSLAQQPSFFTFIPTTEQHSPLGQHQGPQQGEEDPFFQPSQRHASQLHYAPLSLDQRSMDSPGLMERHMLSPKTGSPGANEGRCAVCGDNASCQHYGVRTCEGCKGFFKRTVQKNAKYVCLANKDCPVDKRRRNRCQFCRFQKCLRVGMVKEVVRTDSLKGRRGRLPSKSKTVLESVSTTPPVNIIASLVRAHIDSNPAIGKLDYSKYQETVASLSEKEDANDIQQFYDLLTGTMDVIRKWAETIPEFIAFCPEDQELLLESAFVELFILRLAYRSSPEKDKLIFCNGVVLHRMQCVRGFGDWIDSIMDFSQSLHRMNLDVSSFACLAALVIITDRHGLKEPKRVEEFQNCLITCLRDHVTSSGSDAGRPQPNFLSRLLGKLPELRTLCTQGLQRIFYLKLEDLVPPPPIVDKIFMDTLPF, encoded by the exons ATGCCCTGTGTTCAAACTCAGTATGGAACTGTGCCCTACGACAACAACTACTACAGCTCTGAGTTCCTGAACCCCGAACTCAGTGCTAAGCTGACCATGGACATTGGTGCCGAGCAGGACCAGCTCACCGCCTCCTCCCTCCCCAGCATCAACACCCTGGTGGGCAGCGGCTATGTGGGCGAGTTTGACACCTACTCCTGCCAGATCACCACCTCCACCGCCCCCTCCGGCCACTCAGCCGGCAGCACCTCCAGCCCTCAGGCTCAGCACTCAGCCTTTAAACTGGACGACATCCAGGTATATAGCTGCTACCCGGGCTCCTTCGCCCTCAGCTACCTCGACGAGACGCTGTCCTCCTGCGGCTCCGATTATTATGGCAGCCCCGCATCAGCCGCCCCCTCCCCACCCACCCCGGGCTTCCAGAGCCAGCCTGGCCCAGTCTGGGACTCACCCTTCAGCCCCTACTCCCCAGACCCTGGGTGCTGGGTGGCCGATAAGTCAAGCCTGGCTCAGCAACCCTCCTTCTTCACCTTCATCCCCACCACAGAGCAGCACTCCCCCCTGGGGCAGCACCAGGGCCCCCAGCAGGGTGAGGAGGACCCTTTTTTTCAGCCCTCCCAGAGGCATGCCTCCCAGCTCCATTATGCCCCCTTGTCCCTAGACCAGAGGTCCATGGACAGCCCCGGGCTCATGGAAAGGCACATGTTGTCCCCTAAGACCGGCAGCCCCGGGGCCAACGAGGGTCGCTGTGCAGTTTGTGGGGACAATGCCTCCTGTCAGCACTACGGGGTCCGCACCTGTGAGGGCTGCAAGGGCTTCTTTAAG CGAACTGTACAGAAGAATGCTAAATATGTGTGCCTAGCCAACAAAGACTGTCCAGTAGACAAGCGGCGAAGGAACCGCTGCCAATTCTGCCGTTTCCAGAAGTGCCTGCGAGTGGGAATGGTGAAGGAAG TCGTCCGCACAGACAGCCTGAAAGGTCGCAGGGGTCGTCTGCCCTCTAAATCCAAGACAGTGCTAGAGTCAGTGTCCACCACCCCACCCGTCAACATCATCGCCTCTCTTGTCAGGGCTCACATAGACTCCAACCCTGCCATCGGAAAGCTGGACTACTCCAAG TACCAGGAGACGGTGGCCAGCCTATCAGAGAAAGAGGATGCCAATGACATCCAGCAGTTCTACGACCTGCTGACAGGCACCATGGATGTGATTCGGAAATGGGCCGAGACCATCCCAGAATTCATCGCCTTCTGCCCGGAAGACCAGGAGCTGCTCCTGGAATCTGCTTTCGTGGAACTCTTTATCCTCCGGCTAGCATACAG GTCGAGTCCTGAGAAAGACAAGCTGATCTTCTGCAACGGCGTGGTGCTTCACCGTATGCAGTGTGTGCGAGGCTTTGGCGACTGGATCGACTCCATCATGGACTTCTCCCAGAGCCTCCACCGCATGAACCTGGACGTGTCCTCATTCGCCTGCCTTGCAGCACTGGTCATCatcacag ATCGCCATGGCCTTAAAGAGCCCAAACGGGTGGAGGAGTTCCAGAACTGCCTCATCACCTGTCTGAGGGACCATGTGACCAGCAGTGGCTCCGATGCGGGGAGGCCCCAGCCCAACTTCCTGTCCCGACTACTGGGGAAGCTCCCTGAGCTGCGCACCCTCTGCACCCAGGGCCTGCAGCGCATCTTCTACCTGAAGCTGGAGGACCTGGTTCCCCCACCGCCCATCGTAGACAAAATCTTCATGGATACCTTACCTTTCTGA